A single region of the Catharus ustulatus isolate bCatUst1 chromosome 35, bCatUst1.pri.v2, whole genome shotgun sequence genome encodes:
- the RPL28 gene encoding 60S ribosomal protein L28, with protein MSAHLQWMVVRNCSSFLLKRNNQTYSTEPNNLKARNSFRYNGLIHRKTVGVEPAPDGKGIVVVLKKRAGQRKPASSYVRVRIRRDARGSLRSLRHLISKNRYRRDLRMAALRRASAILRSQKPVVVRKKRVRAAKAP; from the exons ATGTCGGCCCATTTGCAGTGGATGGTGGTGCGGAACTGCTCCAGTTTCTTGCTGAAGAGGAACAACCAGACCTACAGCACC GAACCCAACAACCTCAAGGCCCGGAATTCTTTCCGCTACAACGGCTTGATCCACCGCAAGACCGTGGGCGTGGAGCCGGCGCCGGATGGCAAAGGGATCGTGGTGGTCCTCAAGAAACGAGCAG GCCAGCGCAAGCCGGCCTCGTCGTACGTGCGCGTGCGGATCCGCCGCGATGCCCGCGGCTCCCTCAGGAGCCTCCGGCACCTGATCAGCAAGAACAGATACAGGAGGGACCTGCGCATG GCCGCCCTGCGCCGGGCCAGCGCCATCTTGCGCAGCCAGAAGCCGGTGGTGGTGAGGAAGAAGAGGGTGAGGGCGGCGAAGGCCCCGTGA